In one window of Gorilla gorilla gorilla isolate KB3781 chromosome 2, NHGRI_mGorGor1-v2.1_pri, whole genome shotgun sequence DNA:
- the HRH1 gene encoding histamine H1 receptor yields the protein MSLPNSSCLLEDKMCESNKTTMASPQLMPLVVVLSTICLVTVGLNLLVLYAVRSERKLHTVGNLYIVSLSVADLIVGAVVMPMNILYLLMSKWSLGRPLCLFWLSMDYVASTASIFSVFILCIDRYRSVQQPLRYLKYRTKTRASATILGAWFLSFLWVIPILGWNHFMQQTSVRREDKCETDFYDVTWFKVMTAIINFYLPTLLMLWFYAKIYKAVRQHCQHRELINGSLPSFSEIKLRPENPKGDAKKPGKESPWEVLKRKPKDAGGGSVLKSPSQTPKEMKSPVVFSQEDDREVDKLHCFPLDIVHMQTAAEGSSRDYVAVNQSHGQLKTDEQGLNTHGASEISEDQMLGDSQSFSRTDSDTTTETASGKGKLRSGSNTGLGYIKFTWKRLRSHSRQYVSGLHMNRERKAAKQLGFIMAAFILCWIPYFIFFMVIAFCKNCCNEHLHMFTIWLGYINSTLNPLIYPLCNENFKKTFKRILHIRS from the coding sequence ATGAGCCTCCCCAATTCCTCCTGCCTCTTAGAAGACAAGATGTGTGAGAGCAACAAGACCACTATGGCCAGCCCCCAGCTGATGCCCCTGGTGGTGGTCCTGAGCACTATCTGCTTGGTCACAGTAGGGCTCAACCTGCTGGTGCTGTATGCTGTACGGAGTGAGCGGAAGCTCCACACTGTGGGGAACCTGTACATCGTCAGCCTCTCGGTGGCGGACCTGATCGTGGGTGCCGTCGTCATGCCTATGAACATCCTCTACCTGCTCATGTCCAAGTGGTCACTGGGCCGTCCTCTCTGCCTCTTTTGGCTTTCCATGGACTATGTGGCCAGTACAGCGTCCATTTTCAGCGTCTTCATCCTGTGCATTGATCGCTACCGCTCTGTCCAGCAGCCCCTCAGGTACCTTAAGTATCGTACCAAGACCCGAGCCTCGGCCACCATTTTGGGGGCCtggtttctctcttttctgtggGTTATTCCCATTCTAGGCTGGAATCACTTCATGCAGCAGACCTCGGTGCGCCGAGAGGACAAGTGTGAGACAGACTTCTATGATGTCACCTGGTTCAAGGTCATGACTGCCATCATCAACTTCTACCTGCCCACCTTGCTCATGCTCTGGTTCTATGCCAAGATCTACAAGGCCGTACGACAACACTGCCAGCACCGGGAGCTCATCAATgggtccctcccttccttctcagaAATTaagctgaggccagagaaccCCAAGGGGGATGCCAAGAAACCAGGGAAGGAGTCTCCCTGGGAGGTTCTGAAAAGGAAGCCAAAAGATGCTGGTGGTGGATCTGTCTTGAAGTCACCATCCCAAACCCCCAAGGAGATGAAATCCCCAGTTGTCTTCAGCCAAGAGGATGATAGAGAAGTAGACAAACTCCACTGCTTTCCACTTGATATTGTGCACATGCAGACTGCGGCAGAGGGGAGTAGCAGGGACTATGTAGCCGTCAACCAGAGCCATGGCCAGCTCAAGACAGATGAGCAGGGCCTGAACACACATGGGGCCAGCGAGATATCAGAGGATCAGATGTTAGGTGATAGCCAATCCTTCTCTCGAACAGACTCAGATACCACCACAGAGACAGCATCAGGCAAAGGCAAATTGAGGAGTGGGTCTAACACAGGCCTGGGTTACATCAAGTTTACTTGGAAGAGGCTCCGCTCGCATTCAAGACAGTATGTATCTGGGTTGCACATGAACCGCGAAAGGAAGGCCGCCAAACAGTTGGGTTTTATCATGGCAGCCTTCATCCTCTGCTGGATCCCTTATTTCATCTTCTTCATGGTCATTGCCTTCTGCAAGAActgttgcaatgaacatttgcacaTGTTCACCATCTGGCTGGGCTACATCAACTCCACACTGAACCCCCTCATCTATCCCCTGTGCAATGAGAACTTCAAGAAGACATTCAAGAGAATTCTGCATATTCGCTCCTAA